Proteins co-encoded in one Salvia splendens isolate huo1 chromosome 4, SspV2, whole genome shotgun sequence genomic window:
- the LOC121797927 gene encoding uncharacterized protein LOC121797927 isoform X2, producing MAEGKEDSEAIHHHQPLPFIEVLCKSSGKIRRFAAGTDAAFAVNLINQKLLSDGGGGANRLLATHIDAVKEGEEEPVSFGPTSLLVNYGSDWKLQTVVDSNGYKGKVHIVRERVPKAYAHGVDGSHPMTEKRSSPISFVYIGKILFAFLLLFVIGAVFTLFLENLPQLILYINSST from the exons ATGGCCGAGGGCAAGGAGGATTCAGAAGCCATTCACCACCACCAACCTCTACCT TTTATAGAGGTGCTGTGCAAGAGTTCCGGAAAAATTAGGCGTTTTGCCGCCGGAACCGACGCGGCTTTCGCGGTTAATTTGATAAACCAGAAGCTGCTTTCCGACGGCGGTGGTGGAGCGAATCGTTTGCTGGCAACACACATTGATGCCGTTAAGGAAGGGGAAGAAGAGCCTGTTAGCTTTGGCCCTACTTCTCTGCTTGTGAATTATGGATCGGATTGGAAGTTGCAAACTGTGGTTGATTCTAATG GTTATAAAGGAAAGGTCCACATTGTCAGGGAGAGAGTGCCCAAAGCTTATGCTCAT GGTGTAGATGGTTCTCATCCAATGACAGAAAAACGGTCTTCGCCCATCAGTTTTGTGTACATCGGAAAGATATTGTTTGCGTTTCTTCTGTTATTCGTGATTGGTGCAGTATTCACTCTGTTTCTGGAAAACCTGCCTCAGTTAATCTTGTACATCAACTCGTCAACCTGA
- the LOC121797927 gene encoding uncharacterized protein LOC121797927 isoform X1, with protein sequence MAEGKEDSEAIHHHQPLPFIEVLCKSSGKIRRFAAGTDAAFAVNLINQKLLSDGGGGANRLLATHIDAVKEGEEEPVSFGPTSLLVNYGSDWKLQTVVDSNGLCLFLLIGYKGKVHIVRERVPKAYAHGVDGSHPMTEKRSSPISFVYIGKILFAFLLLFVIGAVFTLFLENLPQLILYINSST encoded by the exons ATGGCCGAGGGCAAGGAGGATTCAGAAGCCATTCACCACCACCAACCTCTACCT TTTATAGAGGTGCTGTGCAAGAGTTCCGGAAAAATTAGGCGTTTTGCCGCCGGAACCGACGCGGCTTTCGCGGTTAATTTGATAAACCAGAAGCTGCTTTCCGACGGCGGTGGTGGAGCGAATCGTTTGCTGGCAACACACATTGATGCCGTTAAGGAAGGGGAAGAAGAGCCTGTTAGCTTTGGCCCTACTTCTCTGCTTGTGAATTATGGATCGGATTGGAAGTTGCAAACTGTGGTTGATTCTAATG GCCTTTGCTTGTTTCTTTTGATAGGTTATAAAGGAAAGGTCCACATTGTCAGGGAGAGAGTGCCCAAAGCTTATGCTCAT GGTGTAGATGGTTCTCATCCAATGACAGAAAAACGGTCTTCGCCCATCAGTTTTGTGTACATCGGAAAGATATTGTTTGCGTTTCTTCTGTTATTCGTGATTGGTGCAGTATTCACTCTGTTTCTGGAAAACCTGCCTCAGTTAATCTTGTACATCAACTCGTCAACCTGA
- the LOC121798700 gene encoding transcription factor MYB60-like: MPLFCWHLILLYISFLSSRIFTKMGRPPCCDKVGIKKGPWTPEEDIILVSYIQQHGPGNWRAVPTNTGLMRCSKSCRLRWTNYLRPGIKRGSFTPHEQGMIIHLQALLGNKWAVIATYLPHRTDNDIKNYWNTHLKKKKLKKIQSGLQPQMPSHPTTSYHHMASSENSSVYASSAENISRLLQGWMRSSPSNADFGKTVPSHESQWQKIEEGMANGHDLERMLVFEHQSSNAAVACDKLSCYSSQKGSDSSVCKIDNGNPPLSFLEKWLLDESATQVEGAMELPPIF, translated from the exons ATGCCCCTTTTTTGTTGGCACCTTATCTTATTATATATCTCCTTCCTCTCTTCACGCATATTCACAAAAATGGGAAGGCCTCCATGCTGTGACAAAGTTGGAATCAAGAAAGGTCCTTGGACTCCTGAAGAAGACATAATTTTGGTCTCCTATATTCAACAACATGGTCCTGGCAATTGGAGGGCAGTACCTACTAACACCG GACTGATGAGATGCAGCAAGAGCTGCAGGCTTAGGTGGACCAACTACCTAAGGCCAGGGATCAAGAGGGGCAGCTTCACCCCTCATGAACAAGGGATGATAATCCATCTACAAGCTTTATTAGGCAACAA ATGGGCCGTCATAGCCACGTACCTCCCGCATAGGACAGACAACGACATCAAGAACTACTGGAACACGCacctgaagaagaagaagctcaAGAAGATCCAATCCGGCCTCCAGCCCCAAATGCCATCCCATCCCACGACGTCGTATCATCACATGGCGTCGTCCGAGAATTCATCCGTGTATGCTTCAAGCGCAGAGAACATCTCGAGGCTTCTGCAGGGATGGATGCGGTCGTCTCCTAGCAACGCGGATTTTGGGAAAACGGTCCCGAGCCACGAAAGCCAGTGGCAGAAGATCGAGGAAGGGATGGCTAATGGTCATGATTTGGAAAGGATGTTGGTGTTTGAGCATCAATCCTCGAATGCCGCCGTGGCGTGTGATAAATTGTCGTGCTATTCGAGCCAGAAGGGCTCGGACAGCAGCGTCTGCAAGATCGATAACGGCAATCCGCCGTTGTCGTTTCTTGAAAAATGGTTGTTGGATGAGAGTGCAACTCAAGTTGAAGGAGCTATGGAATTGCCCCCCATATTTTAA